One segment of Opitutaceae bacterium DNA contains the following:
- a CDS encoding IMP dehydrogenase — MTEVAIRPSTASAIDAEFYQPAAEFFRANLPMALTFDDVSLATLYSDVLPRDTDTGTSLSESLRLSIPIISSDMDTVTEARMAIAMALNGGLGIIHYNMAARDQVKEVARVKRHIHGLIQDPITVTPDQHLGDVLAMIDQRRFEFRTFPVLDSQGRLVGLLSGATVRERYRSKKVSEAMVPRKDIRTVHERALQPDPIAAADAFFTENVGIHKMLVVDDNDRLRGLVTFSDVERITAEAKSRRKPARDSEFRLVVGAAIAPVRKPDGSLDRDRMITHVGHLMDESIDAVAVSTAHGHSAGVGDIVKMLRDAFPSLTLIAGNVTSAEGVKFLADCGASAIKVGQGPGSICTTRIVAGVGIPQLTALYVASAAAAGSGVRIIADGGLTKSGDLVKALTLSDAVILGGLLAGCREAPGEIMEINGKLYKQYRGMGSVAAMKAGSAARYGHDKTDTSRKLTAEGIEALKEVSGSADDVLSNLLGGIQSGMGYLGAGTLPELRARARYIRVSPAGQKEAAPHDVVEIKTQPKG, encoded by the coding sequence ATGACTGAGGTTGCCATTCGTCCCTCCACCGCCTCCGCGATTGATGCGGAGTTCTACCAGCCCGCCGCGGAGTTCTTCCGGGCCAATCTGCCCATGGCGCTGACATTTGACGATGTCTCGCTCGCCACGCTCTACTCGGACGTCCTTCCCCGCGATACCGACACGGGCACGTCCCTTTCGGAATCCCTCCGGTTGTCCATTCCAATCATTTCGTCGGACATGGACACGGTCACCGAGGCGCGCATGGCCATCGCCATGGCGCTGAACGGCGGACTGGGCATCATTCACTACAACATGGCGGCCCGCGACCAGGTGAAGGAGGTTGCCCGTGTCAAACGTCACATTCACGGGCTGATTCAGGATCCGATCACGGTGACCCCGGATCAGCACCTCGGTGACGTCCTCGCCATGATCGATCAGCGGCGCTTCGAGTTTCGCACATTCCCCGTGCTCGACTCCCAGGGCAGACTCGTCGGCCTGTTGTCCGGCGCCACGGTGCGCGAACGTTACCGTTCGAAGAAGGTTTCGGAGGCCATGGTGCCGCGGAAGGATATTCGCACGGTGCACGAACGCGCGCTCCAGCCTGATCCGATTGCCGCCGCGGATGCCTTTTTTACCGAGAATGTCGGCATCCACAAGATGCTCGTCGTGGACGACAATGACCGCCTTCGGGGGCTCGTGACATTTTCAGATGTCGAGCGCATCACGGCGGAGGCGAAGTCGCGCCGCAAGCCGGCCCGCGATTCCGAATTTCGACTGGTCGTCGGAGCCGCCATCGCACCTGTGCGCAAACCGGACGGCTCTCTCGACCGGGATCGCATGATCACGCATGTGGGTCACCTCATGGATGAATCCATCGATGCCGTGGCGGTGTCCACGGCGCATGGGCACAGCGCCGGCGTGGGTGACATTGTGAAGATGCTGCGCGACGCCTTTCCGAGCCTCACCCTGATCGCCGGTAATGTCACCAGCGCCGAAGGCGTGAAATTTCTCGCGGACTGCGGCGCCAGCGCCATCAAGGTGGGCCAGGGTCCGGGATCCATCTGCACGACGCGCATCGTCGCGGGCGTGGGCATTCCCCAGCTCACCGCACTCTATGTCGCAAGCGCCGCCGCCGCCGGTTCCGGCGTCAGAATCATTGCCGATGGCGGATTGACGAAGAGCGGCGATCTGGTGAAGGCATTGACGCTTTCGGATGCCGTGATTCTCGGCGGACTGCTCGCCGGCTGCCGGGAGGCTCCCGGTGAGATCATGGAAATCAATGGCAAACTCTATAAGCAATATCGCGGCATGGGTTCGGTGGCCGCCATGAAGGCGGGAAGCGCGGCACGTTATGGTCACGACAAGACTGACACTTCCCGCAAATTGACCGCTGAAGGCATTGAGGCCCTGAAGGAAGTATCGGGATCCGCCGATGACGTGCTTTCCAACCTCCTCGGCGGCATT
- the lspA gene encoding signal peptidase II, producing the protein MNSGPSIAGSSRSPDSNDATTSLAPASPPAFCKRIRAYRTFWFVAAVLFTLDQVTKVWINNRLPLGTYGPPDAITVIDGFFNLVHVGNTGAAWSMFTGRSLLLACFALAALAAIYFWRHTLSLKALPVQLSFGLLCGGIAGNLVDRIIHKHVIDFLDFHFGGYIYPTFNVADSGICIGVAIYLIWSLRNPESAR; encoded by the coding sequence TTGAACTCCGGTCCTTCCATTGCCGGCTCAAGCCGGTCTCCCGATTCGAATGACGCGACAACCTCGCTGGCGCCTGCGTCCCCTCCGGCGTTCTGCAAGCGCATCCGCGCCTATCGCACATTCTGGTTTGTTGCCGCAGTCCTTTTCACGCTCGACCAGGTCACCAAGGTCTGGATCAACAACCGACTCCCGCTCGGCACCTACGGACCACCGGACGCCATCACCGTCATCGATGGTTTCTTCAACCTTGTTCATGTCGGAAACACCGGCGCCGCGTGGAGCATGTTCACCGGACGAAGTCTGCTGCTCGCCTGCTTCGCCCTGGCCGCACTCGCAGCCATATACTTCTGGCGCCATACGCTATCCCTGAAGGCTCTGCCCGTGCAGCTCAGCTTCGGCCTGCTCTGCGGAGGAATCGCGGGAAACCTCGTGGACCGCATCATCCACAAGCACGTCATCGATTTCCTGGATTTTCATTTCGGCGGATACATCTATCCGACCTTCAACGTGGCCGACTCCGGCATCTGCATCGGAGTCGCAATCTACCTGATCTGGTCGCTCCGGAATCCCGAATCCGCGCGATAG
- a CDS encoding TraR/DksA C4-type zinc finger protein, whose product MARHKKSAPKSASSSRKPAPSKKPSAASSAKRPSPKPSPKKPGPAKAAAEKKAPASKVPAKKAAPAPVVATPPPPPAAAPKPSPRAVEKGKAREALRSRILGAKKPSKPIAFSLDEVREIAKTIAARNPDVAQKASTANHNQKAAKLHAAKTAAKPSQPNHVKAATLADILGFNPHKPARQPADDSDIPEKFRRYYRLLIDLRNHVTGRLDLHSEDTLKRSSKDDAGDLSSYGQHMADAGTDTFDRDFALSLVSSEQEALSEIEAAIKRIKTGSYGICEVTQKPIAKERLLAVPFTRYSAEAQKEIERNRYRLRTGAGLFGEAGEEGGSISSDGGGDDE is encoded by the coding sequence ATGGCCCGTCACAAAAAGTCCGCCCCGAAGTCCGCATCTTCCTCCCGGAAGCCCGCACCATCCAAGAAACCATCCGCTGCTTCATCGGCGAAACGCCCTTCACCAAAGCCATCGCCGAAAAAGCCGGGGCCCGCCAAGGCTGCCGCCGAAAAAAAGGCTCCGGCTTCGAAGGTTCCAGCGAAAAAGGCTGCTCCGGCGCCGGTTGTCGCCACTCCTCCCCCCCCGCCCGCGGCGGCACCCAAACCGTCGCCAAGGGCCGTCGAGAAGGGCAAGGCTCGCGAGGCGCTGCGCAGCCGCATCCTCGGAGCCAAGAAGCCCTCCAAGCCCATCGCATTCTCCCTCGATGAAGTGCGCGAAATCGCCAAGACGATCGCTGCAAGAAATCCCGATGTCGCCCAAAAGGCGTCCACCGCGAACCACAATCAAAAGGCCGCCAAGCTCCATGCGGCCAAGACCGCCGCAAAACCCAGCCAGCCGAATCACGTCAAGGCCGCAACGCTCGCCGACATACTGGGCTTCAATCCCCACAAACCGGCAAGACAGCCAGCGGACGACTCGGACATCCCGGAAAAATTCCGCCGGTACTACCGGCTCCTGATCGATCTTCGCAATCATGTCACCGGCAGGCTGGATCTTCACAGCGAGGACACGCTCAAGCGTTCGAGCAAGGACGACGCGGGCGATCTGTCGAGCTACGGCCAGCACATGGCCGATGCCGGAACCGACACGTTTGACCGGGATTTTGCGCTGAGCCTGGTATCGAGTGAGCAGGAGGCTCTCTCGGAGATCGAGGCGGCGATCAAGCGGATCAAGACGGGATCCTACGGCATTTGCGAGGTAACCCAAAAGCCCATCGCCAAGGAGCGTCTGCTCGCCGTGCCCTTCACCCGCTATTCCGCCGAAGCCCAGAAGGAAATCGAACGCAACCGCTACCGCCTCCGCACCGGCGCCGGTCTCTTCGGCGAAGCCGGCGAGGAAGGCGGCTCGATCAGCAGCGACGGAGGCGGCGATGACGAATAG
- the ileS gene encoding isoleucine--tRNA ligase encodes MPQDLKDTLQLPKTGFPMRANLVQREPARLAHWERMGLYGEIQAQRKGNAAFILHDGPPFTNGDVHIGTALNKTLKDLTLRYKSMRGFRTPYVPGWDCHGLPIEQKVTRDLQAKNETVSTAELRARCDAFSESWIALQTKQFKRLGVLADWPHQYKTKDPGFEADIVRTFASFVEKGLVYRSKKPVYWSIPFETALAEAEIEYKDHVSPAIWVRFAIPENEAVKYSLPTGKPLSIVIWTTTPWTIPANLAIALHPEVDYVVADLGEECIIVAERLLPSVLAAAKIEATAEIKRKVAGTALEHLATRHPFINRPSPVVLADYVTTESGTGAVHTAPGHGAEDYLTGLRYGLPIYCPVGDDGKYVADGQIPAELAGLTTLETVEDLEAKRTSPANIAVLRLLTSTGALFARQRHPHSYPHCWRSKTPIIFRAVDQWFVSLDGPKDAPSSPRKEALVSLSGVHWVPAWGENRIRGAVEARPDWCVSRQRSWGVPIVAFYDEQKVPFLDATVVRAVADKFASRGTNLWYDSTAAEILDGIKLPAGWPDARALTCGRDTLDVWIDSGSSHAAVLRRGQGGTQWPADLYIEGSDQHRGWFQSSLWTSVMAYGAAPYRAVLTHGFVVGEDGRKISKSGQYEKPPTSENYIVQYGADVIRLWIASQNFTEDITISEKILNNAAEAYRLFRNTFRYQLSTLFDFDPVRDAVPAEQLDTLDRWALHQTATLLRDCTAAYDAYEFHRVQQLCNQFCATTLSAVYHDILKDRLYTLRADHPLRRSSQNAIHHIFRTLVRILAPILTLTADEAWCHGEFQSDFPSEEQIKGAHRSRNSVHLQDWPVAPESWTQPEIEAEMFALLDVRRQVNESIEPLRAAGKLGKSLDAAVVLTAQDTALARTLEKHRDFLPELFIVSHVDVEVGTTTPTSEPLTILVRHAQELGYIRCPRCWRSVPALEKTVQGNDVCPRCRDALNPCANS; translated from the coding sequence ATGCCGCAAGACCTTAAGGATACTCTTCAGCTTCCGAAGACCGGATTTCCCATGCGGGCAAACCTGGTCCAGCGGGAACCCGCGCGCCTGGCGCATTGGGAACGCATGGGACTCTACGGGGAGATTCAGGCGCAGAGAAAGGGCAATGCCGCCTTCATCCTGCACGACGGCCCGCCCTTCACCAATGGCGACGTGCATATCGGCACGGCGTTGAACAAGACCCTCAAGGACCTGACGCTTCGCTACAAGTCCATGCGGGGATTCCGCACGCCCTATGTGCCGGGCTGGGACTGTCATGGCCTGCCCATCGAACAGAAGGTGACCCGGGATCTGCAGGCGAAAAACGAGACGGTCTCCACCGCCGAACTGCGCGCGCGCTGCGACGCTTTTTCCGAAAGCTGGATCGCTCTTCAGACAAAGCAGTTCAAACGGCTCGGCGTGCTTGCGGACTGGCCCCATCAGTACAAGACGAAGGATCCTGGTTTTGAGGCCGACATCGTCCGCACTTTCGCGTCCTTTGTCGAAAAGGGTCTGGTCTATCGTTCGAAGAAGCCCGTGTACTGGTCCATTCCCTTCGAGACCGCGCTTGCTGAGGCGGAAATCGAGTACAAGGACCATGTCTCCCCAGCGATCTGGGTCAGGTTCGCGATTCCCGAAAACGAGGCTGTCAAGTACTCACTCCCCACCGGCAAGCCGTTGAGCATCGTCATCTGGACGACGACACCATGGACAATCCCCGCCAACCTCGCGATCGCGCTTCATCCTGAGGTCGACTACGTGGTGGCCGATCTCGGCGAGGAATGCATAATCGTCGCCGAGCGCCTGCTCCCGTCGGTTCTCGCAGCAGCCAAGATCGAGGCGACAGCCGAAATCAAGCGGAAGGTCGCAGGCACCGCTCTGGAGCATCTGGCGACGCGCCATCCCTTCATCAACCGCCCTTCGCCCGTTGTTCTCGCCGACTATGTCACAACCGAAAGCGGCACCGGCGCAGTCCACACCGCCCCAGGACATGGTGCGGAGGACTACCTGACCGGGCTCAGGTACGGGCTGCCCATTTACTGCCCCGTGGGCGACGATGGGAAGTATGTCGCCGACGGTCAGATCCCCGCCGAACTGGCCGGATTGACGACGCTTGAGACGGTTGAAGACCTCGAAGCCAAACGAACTTCACCGGCAAACATTGCAGTGCTTCGTCTGCTGACCAGCACCGGCGCTCTCTTTGCGCGCCAGCGCCACCCGCATTCGTATCCGCATTGCTGGCGCTCCAAGACACCGATCATTTTCCGCGCCGTCGACCAATGGTTTGTCAGCCTCGACGGACCGAAGGACGCGCCATCTTCCCCGCGCAAGGAAGCGCTGGTATCACTGTCCGGCGTGCACTGGGTGCCAGCCTGGGGCGAGAACCGGATCCGTGGAGCCGTGGAGGCGAGACCGGACTGGTGCGTGAGCCGCCAGCGCTCCTGGGGCGTGCCGATCGTCGCCTTCTACGACGAACAGAAGGTTCCGTTTCTTGACGCAACCGTGGTGCGCGCCGTCGCAGACAAGTTCGCGAGCCGTGGCACGAATCTCTGGTACGACTCCACCGCCGCCGAAATTCTCGATGGAATCAAGCTGCCGGCAGGCTGGCCGGATGCGCGCGCGCTGACCTGCGGCCGCGACACCCTCGATGTCTGGATCGACTCCGGGTCGTCGCACGCAGCCGTGCTCAGGCGCGGACAGGGCGGCACACAGTGGCCCGCCGATCTCTATATCGAAGGCAGCGATCAGCATCGTGGCTGGTTTCAATCATCTCTCTGGACCAGCGTCATGGCCTACGGTGCCGCTCCCTACCGGGCCGTGCTGACCCATGGCTTCGTTGTCGGCGAGGACGGCAGGAAGATTTCAAAGTCGGGGCAGTACGAGAAGCCTCCGACCTCTGAGAACTACATTGTTCAGTACGGCGCCGATGTGATCAGGCTGTGGATCGCCTCCCAGAATTTCACGGAGGACATCACCATCTCGGAAAAGATCCTGAACAACGCCGCCGAGGCCTACCGGCTGTTTAGAAACACGTTCAGGTACCAGCTCTCGACGCTGTTTGATTTCGACCCCGTCCGCGACGCCGTCCCCGCCGAACAGCTCGACACGCTCGACCGTTGGGCGCTGCATCAGACCGCGACACTTCTGCGCGACTGCACCGCAGCCTATGACGCGTACGAGTTCCACCGGGTCCAGCAGCTCTGCAATCAGTTCTGCGCGACCACGCTTTCAGCCGTCTATCATGACATCCTCAAGGACCGCCTGTACACCTTGCGCGCGGATCATCCCCTGCGCCGGTCGTCGCAGAACGCGATCCACCACATCTTCCGGACCCTCGTCCGGATCCTCGCACCCATCCTGACTCTGACCGCCGACGAGGCCTGGTGCCATGGCGAATTCCAGTCGGATTTTCCCTCCGAGGAACAAATCAAGGGCGCCCACCGCTCGCGCAACTCCGTCCACCTGCAGGACTGGCCCGTCGCGCCGGAGAGCTGGACGCAACCGGAAATTGAAGCCGAAATGTTCGCGCTGCTCGACGTGCGGCGACAGGTGAACGAGTCGATCGAGCCCCTGCGCGCCGCCGGGAAACTTGGCAAGTCGCTGGATGCCGCCGTCGTGCTTACCGCCCAGGACACCGCCCTCGCGCGCACGCTGGAGAAACATCGGGATTTTCTTCCAGAGCTCTTCATCGTCTCCCATGTGGATGTGGAGGTCGGCACCACGACACCAACCTCCGAGCCGCTCACCATCCTTGTCCGTCACGCGCAGGAACTCGGATACATCCGCTGCCCGCGCTGCTGGCGTTCAGTGCCCGCGCTCGAAAAGACAGTGCAGGGCAATGATGTCTGTCCGCGCTGTCGCGATGCCCTCAATCCCTGTGCAAATTCCTAA
- the hemG gene encoding protoporphyrinogen oxidase: MEVSGESTLPVAVIGAGVTGLAAAFRLAQRGRAVRVLEASSRVGGVIQSERTPEGWQTESGPHTLLLNDPGVRRLIDELGLTRDILPAAPEAKHRYILRRGKPVAAPSSPPALLGSPLFSPGTKLRVLAEMFRRPRARSADMSLASLVEEHFGSEFVDYALQPFVSGVYAGDATRLSARHAFPRVWQDDQTCGSLIRGMMRSAKERRHRGEPRPQLISFAQGLQVIPDALARSLPAGSLQFGARAEQVVRVGDDWQVNGQRDGSPFFEKFSQVIFALPARALERIQIGTPPEPAIAELAGMQHSPITVLSLGFRREDVAHPLDGFGILIPACENRRILGVIFVSSLFPGRAPSGHVALTVMIGGSRQSSLCALPQDEIQSLAKTELRQLLGITGRPVFSRQRTWPAAIPQYNIGFERFKDLISNIESRHPGLHVAGPVHEGISVPLALLSGLGAAAKCLDGTTLE; encoded by the coding sequence ATGGAAGTGAGCGGCGAATCCACGCTGCCCGTCGCCGTGATCGGCGCTGGCGTTACGGGGCTTGCCGCAGCCTTCAGGCTCGCGCAGCGCGGTCGTGCCGTGCGTGTGCTGGAAGCATCGTCTCGAGTCGGCGGCGTCATTCAAAGCGAGCGAACCCCCGAGGGATGGCAGACTGAAAGCGGTCCGCACACCCTGCTGCTGAACGATCCCGGTGTCAGGCGGCTGATCGACGAACTCGGCCTCACCCGCGATATCCTCCCTGCCGCACCCGAAGCGAAACACCGCTACATTCTGCGCAGAGGCAAACCCGTCGCCGCGCCCTCATCGCCGCCCGCGCTCCTCGGCTCGCCGCTCTTTTCGCCCGGAACAAAGCTGCGTGTGCTAGCCGAGATGTTCAGGCGGCCCCGTGCGCGCAGCGCCGACATGAGCCTCGCATCGCTGGTGGAGGAACATTTCGGAAGCGAGTTTGTGGACTACGCGCTGCAGCCGTTTGTCAGCGGCGTGTACGCAGGCGACGCCACACGCCTGTCCGCCAGACACGCATTTCCACGGGTCTGGCAGGACGATCAGACGTGCGGATCGCTCATTCGCGGGATGATGCGATCGGCGAAGGAGCGCAGACACCGGGGCGAGCCACGCCCGCAGCTCATTTCATTTGCCCAGGGCCTGCAGGTCATTCCCGATGCACTCGCCCGCAGTCTTCCCGCCGGAAGCCTTCAATTCGGGGCGCGCGCCGAGCAGGTTGTCCGCGTCGGGGACGACTGGCAAGTGAACGGACAGCGTGACGGCTCTCCGTTTTTTGAGAAATTCAGCCAGGTCATTTTTGCTCTTCCCGCGCGCGCTCTGGAAAGGATCCAGATCGGCACGCCACCCGAGCCCGCCATTGCTGAACTGGCCGGGATGCAGCACTCTCCGATCACGGTCCTCTCCCTGGGATTCCGCCGCGAGGACGTAGCCCATCCCTTGGATGGTTTTGGCATCCTGATTCCCGCCTGCGAAAACCGCCGGATTCTCGGCGTGATTTTCGTCTCGTCCCTTTTTCCCGGGCGCGCGCCGTCGGGACATGTCGCACTCACGGTCATGATCGGCGGCAGCCGGCAATCCTCCCTTTGCGCCCTCCCTCAGGACGAGATTCAGTCCCTCGCGAAAACAGAACTTCGCCAACTGCTGGGAATAACGGGTCGCCCCGTCTTTTCCAGACAACGCACCTGGCCCGCTGCCATTCCCCAATATAATATTGGATTCGAACGTTTTAAGGACTTGATCTCAAATATTGAATCTCGGCATCCCGGCCTTCATGTCGCCGGGCCCGTGCACGAAGGCATTTCAGTGCCACTTGCACTGCTCTCAGGTCTTGGAGCGGCTGCAAAGTGCCTTGATGGCACCACCTTGGAATAA
- a CDS encoding uroporphyrinogen decarboxylase — protein MTSRTRFLDACRCEPLPRPPLWVMRQAGRYLPEYRALKAKTSFLEMVKTPDLAIEVTLQPLRRFPGLDAAILFSDILVIPEALGQPYAFRDAGGIAMAYRMETQAQIDALIPAADAIGRLSYVTDALRGLKKELGESKALLGFGGSPWTLATYMVEGGSSESFERIKMLYYTERALFESLLRRITDALILYFRAQIDAGADAIQIFDSWGGIIAGQDYAGASLRWIREIVAALPRDFPVILYAKGTGTQLTDQSFSGARVLSVDWTVDLRVARAIVPGNVALQGNLDPVMLQTTPEIVAREAGALLEAMRAERGHIFNLGHGITPQARIECMEALVETVTTWK, from the coding sequence ATGACTTCACGCACCCGATTTCTCGACGCCTGCCGCTGCGAGCCGCTTCCTCGTCCGCCGCTGTGGGTGATGCGGCAGGCCGGACGCTACCTGCCGGAGTACCGCGCCCTGAAGGCGAAGACGTCCTTTCTCGAGATGGTCAAGACGCCGGATCTCGCCATCGAAGTCACGCTCCAGCCTCTGCGCCGTTTTCCCGGACTCGACGCCGCAATCCTGTTCTCAGACATCCTGGTCATCCCGGAGGCGCTCGGCCAGCCCTACGCGTTCAGGGATGCGGGTGGCATAGCCATGGCCTACCGGATGGAAACCCAGGCGCAGATTGACGCACTCATTCCCGCTGCGGATGCCATTGGCAGACTCTCCTACGTCACGGACGCCCTGCGCGGATTGAAGAAGGAACTGGGCGAATCAAAGGCCCTGCTTGGATTCGGAGGCTCTCCCTGGACCCTGGCAACCTACATGGTCGAGGGTGGCAGTTCCGAATCGTTCGAGCGCATCAAGATGCTCTACTACACCGAGCGCGCACTGTTTGAATCGCTGCTGCGCAGGATCACCGACGCCCTGATCCTGTACTTCCGTGCCCAGATCGACGCTGGTGCGGACGCGATACAGATCTTCGATTCCTGGGGAGGAATCATTGCCGGCCAGGACTATGCCGGGGCATCGCTGCGATGGATCCGCGAAATAGTCGCCGCACTTCCACGGGATTTTCCTGTGATCCTGTACGCCAAGGGCACGGGCACACAGCTCACCGACCAGAGCTTTTCCGGTGCGCGCGTGTTGAGCGTCGACTGGACCGTGGATCTTCGCGTGGCACGCGCCATCGTGCCTGGCAACGTCGCACTTCAGGGCAACCTCGATCCAGTGATGCTTCAGACGACGCCCGAAATCGTCGCTCGCGAGGCGGGCGCACTGCTCGAAGCCATGCGCGCCGAACGAGGACACATCTTCAATCTCGGCCACGGCATCACGCCCCAGGCACGCATTGAGTGCATGGAGGCTCTTGTGGAGACCGTCACAACATGGAAGTGA
- a CDS encoding D-alanyl-D-alanine carboxypeptidase, whose amino-acid sequence MSVRHFLALVSAVVLLPFAARAAKSPAPAYRGAIVVDAASGKILIEDHPDVVNPPASVTKLMTFLIVHDRIAAGTLSLSTEVTVTREDSRIGGTQVWLEAGEKFSVEELLYAMLIQSANDCAHALARTVGGSRDAFVAMMNERARSLGMTHTTFRTPHGLPPSNRRIADGDLTTPRDLALLSRELLLKTDILRYTAVKERVFRPGQPAPREIIMRNHNHVMGKVRGVDGLKTGFTSGAGYCLAATAERDGRRIIAVIMGSPDQKTRDIKMAELIERGFALLPTGSRFIADSSPLRPVAAGGTARSSASQPEPVIQPVKTLPEPASTPAPVRATDDTTPTVRFVPRR is encoded by the coding sequence ATGTCCGTCCGCCACTTCCTCGCGCTGGTCTCCGCAGTCGTTCTCCTTCCCTTCGCAGCACGCGCGGCAAAGTCCCCCGCACCCGCCTACCGCGGCGCCATTGTCGTCGACGCGGCATCCGGCAAGATCCTCATCGAGGATCATCCCGATGTCGTGAACCCGCCGGCCAGCGTCACGAAACTGATGACGTTTCTCATCGTCCATGACCGCATCGCCGCGGGAACGCTTTCACTTTCAACCGAGGTCACCGTGACCCGTGAGGACTCAAGGATCGGGGGCACGCAGGTATGGCTCGAGGCGGGTGAAAAATTCAGTGTAGAAGAACTGCTCTACGCCATGCTGATCCAGTCCGCGAATGACTGCGCGCATGCCCTGGCGCGCACCGTGGGGGGATCGCGCGACGCCTTTGTTGCGATGATGAACGAGCGTGCGCGGAGTCTGGGCATGACCCACACGACGTTCAGGACGCCGCACGGACTGCCACCGTCCAATCGAAGGATCGCCGATGGCGATCTCACGACTCCCCGCGATCTGGCGCTGCTCAGTCGCGAGCTGCTTCTCAAGACCGACATCCTGCGCTACACCGCGGTGAAGGAGCGGGTCTTCCGCCCCGGCCAGCCCGCGCCCCGGGAAATCATCATGCGAAACCACAATCACGTCATGGGAAAGGTTCGCGGCGTGGATGGGTTGAAGACCGGATTCACCAGTGGCGCGGGCTACTGCCTCGCCGCCACCGCCGAGCGCGACGGCCGGCGCATCATTGCCGTCATCATGGGGAGTCCGGACCAGAAGACGCGCGACATCAAGATGGCTGAATTGATCGAGCGCGGATTTGCCCTGCTTCCCACCGGCTCCAGGTTCATCGCCGACTCCTCTCCGCTTCGCCCCGTCGCTGCCGGTGGCACCGCCCGTTCGAGCGCGTCCCAACCCGAGCCGGTCATTCAACCGGTGAAAACACTACCCGAGCCTGCATCCACACCCGCACCCGTGCGTGCGACGGACGACACCACGCCCACCGTCCGTTTTGTGCCGCGGCGTTGA